A genomic stretch from Sulfobacillus thermosulfidooxidans includes:
- a CDS encoding cupin domain-containing protein: MPIGAISAHGRNEAAHYVMPLLGVGRAFMRVEIVPPGSATARLHSHSAVDEYYLVLSGRALLRMGSHELEVGPGTLIGKPTGPDLTSHLVTSLGESITVLDMEIWPDRELRSKDIVYYPDQHELLWRGEGWRGAQVFSSLSSAEDLFQHYDDGYVRQDDGSWRSANIPGTAPREPD, encoded by the coding sequence GTGCCCATTGGCGCAATATCAGCTCATGGACGCAACGAGGCGGCGCACTATGTCATGCCGCTATTAGGCGTAGGTCGCGCATTCATGCGGGTAGAGATAGTTCCGCCCGGTAGTGCCACCGCCCGCCTCCACAGCCATTCCGCCGTGGACGAATACTACTTAGTATTATCTGGACGCGCTTTGTTGAGAATGGGATCTCATGAGTTGGAGGTAGGTCCTGGGACTCTCATTGGGAAACCCACAGGACCTGATTTAACGAGTCATTTGGTTACCTCTCTTGGAGAAAGCATCACGGTGCTAGATATGGAAATTTGGCCAGACCGTGAACTGAGGAGCAAGGACATCGTTTATTACCCTGATCAGCATGAACTGCTATGGCGAGGCGAGGGTTGGCGTGGCGCCCAGGTTTTTTCATCCTTAAGCTCTGCCGAGGATCTTTTTCAACATTACGATGATGGCTATGTTCGACAGGATGATGGCAGTTGGCGTTCGGCCAATATTCCGGGAACAGCCCCCAGAGAACCCGATTAA
- a CDS encoding ATP-dependent Clp protease proteolytic subunit, giving the protein MPLVPIVVEQTNRGERSYDIYSRLLKERIVFLSGMVQDDMANLVVAQLLFLESDDPDKDIYLYINSPGGSVTAGMAIYDTMQYIKPDVATLCVGLAASMASVLLAGGAPGKRYALPNARIMIHEPSIQQLGGKVTDVDISVRELIATREQLAKVLSQHTGQSIATLLHDLQRDYWMTADEAKHYGLIDDITVPRRVAREGESKEGAPQ; this is encoded by the coding sequence TTGCCATTAGTGCCCATTGTAGTAGAACAGACTAACCGTGGGGAACGATCGTATGATATTTATTCCCGCTTGTTAAAAGAGCGGATTGTGTTCTTATCCGGTATGGTACAAGATGACATGGCTAATTTGGTTGTGGCTCAGTTACTCTTTCTCGAAAGTGACGATCCCGATAAAGACATCTATTTATACATAAATTCTCCGGGAGGATCAGTAACAGCGGGCATGGCCATATACGATACCATGCAGTACATTAAGCCCGACGTTGCTACCTTGTGTGTGGGTCTTGCCGCGAGTATGGCCTCGGTATTGTTAGCGGGAGGAGCACCGGGAAAACGCTATGCATTACCCAATGCGCGGATTATGATTCATGAGCCCTCAATTCAGCAATTAGGCGGAAAAGTGACCGACGTGGACATTTCAGTGCGGGAACTCATTGCTACGCGAGAACAATTGGCAAAGGTACTATCGCAACATACCGGACAATCTATTGCGACCTTGCTTCATGACCTGCAAAGAGATTATTGGATGACCGCCGACGAGGCGAAGCACTATGGCCTCATTGATGATATTACAGTTCCTCGCCGTGTAGCGCGAGAAGGAGAGTCTAAAGAAGGTGCTCCCCAATAA
- a CDS encoding tetratricopeptide repeat protein, translating into MKDNDIEEKARQGWTVFGDDAEALSTYFKNLAEAYPDSGRAKFEWANVLDFLSREHEAIAQGLNPEYEAYAKVQWASSLCNVGRAEEAVGLLQEALAVFPHFPAFAVFMGLAQDKQRKPREALQWVLDWILNHIQSPDLDRYRRALTDYVQAMGPSVPMKGETKRSPSYDFHPVTNAEDIPWSLLLLADPSIKRIKSYVHKGQCVIAKGSGAVMGVYVVAETPEKHIELMNIAVHEDWQRLGIGKALLDHAVNWAREQGYQWMEVGTGNSSLGPLAFYQRAGFRISGIIPDFFVNDDDPPIIENHIVCRDMIRLRKNLGEG; encoded by the coding sequence ATGAAGGATAACGATATCGAGGAAAAGGCACGGCAGGGATGGACCGTATTCGGAGATGATGCCGAAGCTCTGAGCACCTACTTTAAAAATCTTGCCGAGGCCTATCCGGACTCTGGACGCGCAAAATTCGAATGGGCGAATGTGCTCGATTTTCTCTCCCGGGAACATGAAGCGATTGCCCAGGGATTAAATCCCGAATATGAGGCGTATGCCAAGGTGCAGTGGGCCAGTTCCTTATGCAATGTGGGGCGCGCCGAGGAAGCGGTTGGGCTATTGCAAGAGGCATTGGCTGTCTTTCCTCATTTTCCCGCATTTGCGGTATTTATGGGGTTGGCGCAAGACAAGCAAAGAAAGCCACGAGAAGCGCTTCAGTGGGTTCTCGATTGGATCTTGAACCACATTCAGAGTCCGGATTTGGATCGCTACCGCCGTGCCCTCACAGATTATGTCCAAGCCATGGGACCTTCTGTTCCTATGAAGGGCGAGACAAAACGTTCCCCCTCATATGATTTTCACCCGGTAACAAATGCAGAAGACATTCCATGGTCCTTATTATTATTGGCAGACCCATCAATAAAACGCATTAAGAGCTATGTCCACAAAGGACAATGCGTGATAGCGAAGGGGTCCGGTGCCGTCATGGGCGTCTACGTGGTGGCAGAAACCCCAGAAAAACACATTGAGCTCATGAATATTGCTGTGCATGAAGATTGGCAAAGGCTCGGAATCGGCAAAGCTCTTTTGGATCATGCTGTAAATTGGGCTCGTGAACAGGGATACCAGTGGATGGAAGTAGGAACAGGTAATTCCAGCCTAGGTCCTTTAGCTTTTTATCAACGTGCAGGTTTTCGTATAAGCGGTATCATCCCAGATTTTTTTGTGAACGATGATGATCCTCCGATTATAGAGAACCACATTGTCTGCCGAGATATGATACGGTTAAGAAAGAACTTAGGTGAAGGCTGA
- a CDS encoding GNAT family N-acetyltransferase, translating to MFSYSINENVSLRLLEVRDAERVYSLVRESESYLRQWLPFLDNVHSVQDIIHFIESGLSRYAHNNGAEIGIWFQGHFAGILGIHFINWTDRTTSLGYWLGEKFQGRGIMTQACSALIDILFGEYELNRVEIHIAVDNRKSRAIAERLGFRQEGCLRQVEWLYDHYLDHVVYALLKDEWLAEKQAAQT from the coding sequence ATGTTTTCTTATTCTATTAATGAGAATGTGTCCTTACGGTTGTTGGAGGTGCGCGATGCGGAGCGTGTCTACAGCCTTGTACGAGAATCCGAAAGTTATTTAAGACAGTGGTTACCGTTTTTGGACAATGTCCACTCGGTTCAAGATATTATCCATTTTATTGAGTCGGGACTCAGCCGTTATGCGCATAATAACGGAGCGGAAATTGGCATTTGGTTTCAAGGACACTTCGCGGGTATCCTCGGCATCCATTTCATAAATTGGACGGATCGGACAACAAGCTTAGGATATTGGCTCGGTGAAAAATTCCAAGGCCGCGGAATTATGACCCAAGCCTGTAGCGCTCTTATTGATATCCTGTTCGGGGAGTATGAGTTAAACCGTGTGGAAATTCACATCGCCGTCGACAACCGAAAAAGCCGCGCCATTGCTGAGCGTTTGGGATTTCGTCAAGAAGGCTGTTTGCGGCAAGTGGAATGGCTATATGATCATTATCTCGATCACGTGGTGTATGCACTTCTAAAAGACGAATGGCTGGCGGAAAAACAGGCAGCACAGACCTAA
- a CDS encoding MFS transporter: MNGYRRLISNRIFILYWGGSTFVQLALQFVTIALAWFVLQTTGSPMRVAYVLAVIPIARMFTSPFIGYLIDRLPRRALMILDNTSQMILYASIPMLEWRHVLTFPLLLAVVGAAAALSPLSMIGRGVLLPNIVSEHDLEPANGLIQLRSSMVYLMGPALGGMLVAFLGAPGTLLVTAGCYAVYIASLLTIPVRTYDTGSGDPLAAQTHSRLKPWHFLRHNPVLLILGVVTLFFNITYGPLEPALPILVSRVFHAGASTLGLIWSSFAVGALGGTLMWERVRPRWSLRFVVAGIIMSWGLFSALVGLTQHPWQAMALLFCGGFTYAPYNIVATTWQQRLIPNSMRGTVLGTIQSVTSAGLPIGQLLGGMVVSVVGAQTTIAMGGAATVVLGLSVVSLRASWAHLPRENSSC; encoded by the coding sequence GTGAATGGTTACCGGAGACTTATCAGCAATCGGATTTTTATCCTATATTGGGGCGGATCGACCTTCGTACAGTTGGCCTTGCAGTTCGTCACCATTGCGCTCGCATGGTTTGTTCTCCAAACTACCGGATCCCCCATGCGTGTCGCGTACGTCTTGGCGGTTATTCCCATCGCGCGAATGTTCACGAGCCCGTTTATTGGCTACCTCATCGATCGCCTTCCTCGCCGTGCTTTGATGATCCTTGATAACACAAGCCAAATGATTCTTTATGCGTCCATACCCATGCTGGAATGGCGGCATGTCCTCACATTTCCCCTGTTACTGGCGGTGGTAGGGGCAGCGGCGGCGTTGTCGCCGCTATCCATGATAGGACGAGGTGTTCTCTTACCGAACATTGTTTCCGAGCATGATTTAGAACCTGCCAACGGGCTCATTCAATTACGTAGTAGCATGGTGTACTTGATGGGCCCTGCATTAGGAGGGATGTTAGTGGCGTTCCTTGGGGCACCGGGGACGTTGCTCGTCACAGCAGGCTGCTATGCGGTGTATATCGCATCTTTATTAACGATTCCGGTGAGGACATATGATACGGGATCCGGTGACCCGCTTGCAGCTCAGACGCATTCCCGGCTTAAGCCATGGCATTTTCTTCGGCATAATCCGGTGCTCTTGATCTTGGGCGTGGTCACGCTATTCTTTAACATTACCTACGGACCTTTGGAGCCCGCCCTGCCGATTTTGGTTTCGCGCGTCTTTCACGCTGGAGCCTCTACGTTGGGGCTCATCTGGAGTAGTTTTGCAGTCGGCGCGTTGGGGGGAACCCTAATGTGGGAGCGGGTCCGGCCGCGATGGTCTCTGCGCTTTGTCGTCGCCGGAATCATCATGAGCTGGGGTCTGTTCAGTGCCTTGGTCGGTTTGACTCAACATCCGTGGCAGGCGATGGCACTGCTGTTTTGCGGGGGATTCACGTACGCACCCTATAACATTGTGGCGACAACGTGGCAACAACGACTAATTCCCAATTCGATGCGCGGAACGGTCTTAGGCACGATCCAGTCGGTGACGAGCGCGGGACTTCCCATAGGTCAACTCCTTGGCGGAATGGTGGTCAGCGTGGTCGGTGCCCAGACGACGATTGCGATGGGGGGAGCCGCCACGGTGGTTCTTGGACTGAGTGTGGTCTCACTTCGTGCGTCATGGGCTCATTTACCGCGTGAAAACAGCTCTTGCTAG
- a CDS encoding M1 family metallopeptidase, with amino-acid sequence MTENAQQYRLPRTVIPHRYQIEITPNLTTETFQGLLRVEVEISSETHSIIMNAVDLSLSDVVIMAKTGENYPGTVSYEPEYERVKLEFASLLTPGSWTLSLAFEGHLGHDLRGFYVTTVKQENGESVVIASTQCEATDARRIFPCWDEPDFKAVFAITLVVDADLTALSNAQEVSSVVDEAGKRHVQFADTIPMSTYLVALIVGPLELTDPEPGQRIPLRVAARPGFSSLTSYAQAQAVNALNFFEQYFDIPYPGDKLDHVAIPDFAAGAMENLGCITYREEALLIDPAHSSPMEKLQVVGTIAHETAHMWFGDMVTMRWWNGLWLNEAFATFMQLLATDSLHPEWDVWTNFGVHRSYAFKIDGLASTRPIEYPVISPADAQGMFDVLTYEKGASVLRMMEQYLSPDVFRQGVKAYLTRYRFANTETQDLWNSLEAVSGQPVRQVMESWVFQGGYPLVRAQWNEKNQEIVLSQKPFRYEGEGTGTWQVPVVLGIHTRTDDVAKPVLLGSKSISMTVPNDVEWIMVNRGGYGFYRVAYDESLWKRLMGALRQMTPLERLTLADDIWAEVLANEVPLSQAVQLWHTLVDEDEPDVWSLVSGHMMLVDHIADDSGQKALQALVNHVAGPLFQQLGWTAQEEEDIKMGRLRAQLVRILGTLGANEMVRSEAKARLDAHFQGHESLSPDLISAVVDVVASNGGEKEWESMYEHFKQATTPQDAERYLMALGKFPDPALMVRTFSLCLSPEVRIQDGLYAIGQGLHTRQVQETTWTLLEDHWDKVTAKFPSYMMHPVVYALPSIIDDSLAERTVQWFKAHPLPEMARQLEQTMELQRVHRNFAHRVKGHLASIVQ; translated from the coding sequence ATGACCGAGAATGCACAGCAATACCGGTTGCCACGGACCGTCATTCCGCACCGGTATCAAATCGAGATCACACCGAATTTAACGACGGAAACTTTCCAGGGACTATTACGGGTTGAGGTTGAAATATCCAGTGAAACGCACAGCATTATCATGAATGCGGTGGATTTGTCTTTATCAGACGTCGTGATCATGGCCAAAACCGGAGAAAATTACCCGGGTACCGTTAGCTATGAACCGGAGTATGAGCGGGTCAAACTGGAGTTTGCCTCTTTATTGACTCCCGGATCATGGACATTGTCTTTAGCCTTTGAAGGTCACTTAGGCCACGATCTGCGCGGATTTTATGTGACAACGGTCAAACAAGAGAATGGGGAGAGTGTCGTTATCGCTTCCACACAGTGTGAGGCTACCGACGCACGCCGCATTTTTCCCTGTTGGGACGAGCCAGACTTCAAGGCCGTATTCGCCATCACCTTGGTCGTGGATGCCGATCTTACGGCGTTGTCTAACGCTCAGGAAGTGAGTAGTGTGGTGGATGAAGCGGGGAAAAGACATGTACAGTTTGCCGATACGATTCCTATGTCTACCTACTTGGTCGCTTTAATAGTCGGGCCATTGGAATTAACCGATCCTGAGCCCGGACAACGCATTCCTTTACGCGTGGCGGCGCGCCCAGGATTTTCGTCCCTAACAAGCTATGCCCAGGCGCAGGCGGTTAACGCGCTCAATTTTTTCGAGCAATATTTTGATATTCCCTATCCTGGAGATAAACTGGATCATGTGGCTATTCCAGATTTTGCTGCAGGCGCGATGGAAAACTTGGGCTGTATTACATACCGGGAGGAAGCCTTATTAATCGATCCGGCGCATTCCTCACCCATGGAGAAATTGCAAGTGGTGGGCACCATTGCTCATGAGACGGCACACATGTGGTTTGGGGATATGGTCACCATGCGTTGGTGGAATGGCCTATGGCTCAATGAAGCCTTTGCCACCTTTATGCAATTGTTAGCCACGGATAGCTTGCATCCGGAATGGGATGTTTGGACCAATTTTGGGGTGCACCGATCCTATGCGTTTAAAATTGATGGATTAGCATCGACACGGCCGATTGAATATCCCGTAATTTCCCCCGCGGATGCTCAAGGCATGTTTGATGTTCTTACATATGAAAAAGGCGCTTCGGTTCTGCGTATGATGGAACAATATTTGAGCCCGGACGTGTTTCGCCAAGGTGTCAAAGCCTATCTTACCCGCTACCGATTTGCCAATACGGAAACCCAAGACTTATGGAATAGTCTTGAAGCGGTATCAGGTCAACCCGTCAGGCAAGTTATGGAGTCCTGGGTATTCCAAGGTGGATATCCCTTGGTCCGGGCTCAATGGAATGAAAAAAATCAGGAAATTGTTCTGTCCCAAAAACCCTTCCGGTATGAGGGAGAAGGAACGGGAACATGGCAGGTTCCCGTTGTGTTAGGGATCCATACCCGTACCGATGATGTGGCTAAACCTGTTTTGTTAGGATCAAAGAGCATAAGCATGACGGTGCCCAATGATGTGGAATGGATTATGGTCAATCGCGGGGGCTATGGATTTTACCGTGTCGCCTATGATGAGTCCTTATGGAAACGATTGATGGGAGCATTGCGACAAATGACTCCTTTGGAACGCTTAACCTTAGCCGATGACATCTGGGCTGAGGTATTAGCTAATGAGGTGCCGCTCTCTCAAGCGGTTCAGTTATGGCACACGCTTGTTGATGAAGATGAACCCGATGTGTGGAGTTTAGTGTCGGGGCATATGATGCTGGTGGATCACATAGCCGATGATTCCGGCCAAAAGGCATTGCAGGCATTGGTGAACCATGTTGCCGGACCTCTCTTCCAGCAATTGGGTTGGACTGCCCAAGAGGAAGAGGATATTAAGATGGGACGATTGCGGGCTCAACTGGTGCGTATTCTGGGGACGTTGGGAGCCAATGAGATGGTGCGATCCGAAGCAAAAGCCCGGCTCGATGCCCACTTTCAAGGTCATGAATCTTTGTCCCCGGATCTCATTTCGGCCGTAGTGGATGTCGTGGCTAGCAATGGCGGCGAAAAAGAATGGGAAAGCATGTACGAGCACTTTAAACAGGCCACCACTCCACAAGATGCGGAACGCTATCTGATGGCGTTAGGCAAGTTTCCCGATCCGGCATTAATGGTGCGCACATTTTCGCTCTGTTTGTCACCGGAAGTGCGTATTCAAGATGGACTGTATGCTATTGGTCAAGGATTACATACTCGTCAGGTACAAGAAACCACATGGACTTTACTAGAAGATCATTGGGATAAGGTGACCGCCAAGTTCCCGTCCTATATGATGCATCCCGTGGTGTATGCGCTACCGAGTATCATTGATGATTCATTGGCTGAACGGACGGTGCAGTGGTTTAAAGCCCATCCCTTACCGGAAATGGCCCGGCAGTTAGAGCAAACCATGGAGTTACAGAGGGTGCACCGCAATTTTGCGCACCGTGTGAAAGGACACCTGGCGAGTATTGTGCAGTAA
- a CDS encoding lipopolysaccharide assembly protein LapA domain-containing protein has protein sequence MVNPESRGLRKVIVWLFGAVIIAILALQNQHPVSLHVFFWQLPHISLALVVLLSLLLGASIGAGGMLWDRYKSQNRMKHVAPTPPEDDPSSMLSSSPIDGMPDDSPVSPPDTTSQ, from the coding sequence GTGGTGAATCCTGAAAGTCGTGGTCTCCGAAAGGTTATTGTGTGGTTATTCGGTGCCGTGATTATTGCTATTTTAGCGCTGCAAAATCAACATCCTGTCTCATTACATGTCTTTTTTTGGCAGCTTCCACACATTTCATTAGCCTTGGTTGTATTGTTGAGTTTATTACTTGGCGCCAGCATTGGGGCCGGCGGCATGTTATGGGACCGTTACAAATCTCAAAATCGAATGAAACATGTTGCTCCTACTCCTCCCGAGGACGACCCGTCCTCTATGTTGTCTTCTTCTCCAATAGACGGTATGCCTGATGATTCTCCAGTTTCCCCACCAGATACCACTTCACAATAA
- a CDS encoding metalloregulator ArsR/SmtB family transcription factor gives MNDDQDALITFLKVLSDMSRLRILGLLALRDASVEELAAALNLKPPTVSHHLNRLREVNLVYMRAEGNTHIYKLRTENLQQLSRLLTPEHLSTLTGAIPEDAWERKVLRDFLNGEELKEIPASRKKRLVILQWLANEFAWDVRYKESEVNAIIQRHHPDYATLRRELIGHQLLARTQGIYWRTKPETVTSYD, from the coding sequence ATGAATGATGATCAGGACGCCTTAATCACGTTTCTCAAAGTGTTATCGGATATGAGCCGTTTACGTATTTTAGGCTTATTAGCCTTACGTGATGCCAGTGTTGAAGAATTGGCAGCAGCACTCAATTTAAAGCCCCCCACCGTATCCCACCATCTAAACCGTTTACGCGAAGTGAACTTAGTTTATATGCGTGCCGAAGGTAATACGCATATTTACAAGTTGCGTACCGAGAATTTGCAGCAGCTTAGTCGTTTACTCACACCCGAACATTTATCGACGTTAACCGGCGCGATACCCGAAGATGCGTGGGAACGCAAAGTCTTACGGGATTTCTTAAATGGGGAAGAACTCAAAGAAATTCCCGCAAGCCGGAAAAAACGTCTGGTTATTTTGCAATGGCTAGCCAACGAGTTTGCCTGGGATGTGCGTTATAAAGAATCCGAGGTGAATGCCATTATCCAACGGCATCACCCCGATTACGCGACTCTAAGACGGGAATTAATCGGTCACCAACTCTTAGCACGTACTCAGGGAATCTATTGGCGCACAAAGCCCGAAACTGTCACCTCATATGATTAA
- a CDS encoding GNAT family N-acetyltransferase: MHISQGDLTVRPLHPEDIDALQRWLTDERVLAFYEGRDHPFSRDMIRAKYFTQSARHINRELILWQEQPIGYMQIYPLSREEFDAYGYCYSQKILGMDQFIGEVAYWNHGIGTFLMQTVCSWLETHHQPDCLVVDPRIDNLRAIHVYEKCGFRKVKRLIGHERHEGIDHDCWLMERKRYHSRLPRSHVIHVR, translated from the coding sequence ATGCATATTTCTCAAGGCGACTTAACCGTTCGCCCTTTACACCCTGAGGATATTGACGCGCTTCAGCGCTGGCTCACGGACGAGCGTGTCTTAGCGTTTTATGAGGGACGGGATCATCCCTTTTCGCGAGACATGATTCGCGCCAAGTATTTCACCCAAAGCGCCCGTCATATTAACCGAGAGCTTATCCTTTGGCAAGAGCAGCCCATAGGATATATGCAAATTTATCCCTTATCTCGCGAAGAATTTGACGCCTATGGGTATTGTTATTCCCAAAAAATCTTGGGCATGGATCAATTTATTGGCGAAGTGGCGTATTGGAACCATGGCATCGGTACGTTTCTAATGCAGACGGTATGTAGCTGGCTGGAGACACATCACCAGCCTGATTGTCTTGTTGTCGATCCCCGGATCGACAATTTGCGCGCCATTCATGTTTATGAAAAATGCGGATTTCGTAAAGTCAAGCGACTCATAGGTCATGAACGGCACGAAGGGATTGACCACGACTGCTGGCTTATGGAACGAAAGCGTTACCATTCTCGTCTCCCGAGGAGCCACGTGATCCACGTCCGATAG
- a CDS encoding histidine phosphatase family protein, with protein MTTFYFIRHGETEWNHNQNRYCGRSDIALAETGIFQSQMLAKMLAAVPFDKVFASPLLRARTTALPIIDRLGLPLNLDNRLKEIDFGDWEGLTQQEIESDYPEQWQSWLNDPSSVKAGGHGESGNEVVRRLRSFVDDQVATPFETLLVITHNTVLRLFIAHSLGLPLTSYRNFEIDNGDTWVLNIDESGMVKWKAGLHMTQCMTHGLEPLV; from the coding sequence ATGACCACGTTTTACTTTATTCGCCACGGAGAGACCGAGTGGAATCATAATCAAAACCGCTATTGTGGGCGCTCAGATATTGCGTTAGCCGAAACTGGGATATTTCAATCGCAGATGTTAGCCAAAATGTTAGCGGCTGTCCCTTTTGATAAGGTCTTTGCATCACCGCTTCTTCGCGCTCGCACCACGGCTTTACCCATTATAGACCGTTTGGGACTGCCATTGAATCTCGATAACCGATTAAAAGAAATCGATTTTGGAGACTGGGAGGGATTGACACAACAAGAAATCGAATCCGATTATCCCGAGCAATGGCAATCATGGCTAAATGACCCATCTTCAGTTAAAGCCGGCGGACATGGGGAATCAGGAAATGAGGTGGTCCGACGCCTAAGGAGTTTTGTCGATGACCAGGTCGCCACTCCCTTTGAGACTCTCCTAGTGATCACACACAATACGGTTCTGCGGCTTTTTATAGCACACTCTCTAGGTCTTCCTTTAACGAGTTACCGTAATTTTGAAATCGACAATGGCGATACATGGGTATTGAATATCGATGAATCGGGCATGGTCAAATGGAAAGCCGGGCTGCATATGACTCAATGCATGACTCACGGTCTAGAACCCTTGGTCTAA
- a CDS encoding DoxX family protein, with protein MNSALAFVRIVIGLTYAGHGSQKLFGWFGGYGLTGTGQWMESIGLKPGKLMALLAGLSELIGGLLFAAGTLWPIAAILLIVTMVVAIITVHRKNGYWVTQNGFEYPFILIVVILAMTIIGPGSYAIHLFS; from the coding sequence ATGAATTCCGCGTTAGCTTTCGTGCGGATTGTTATTGGTTTGACCTACGCGGGTCATGGCAGTCAAAAACTATTTGGCTGGTTCGGCGGTTACGGCTTAACCGGAACTGGCCAGTGGATGGAATCGATCGGACTCAAACCGGGAAAGCTGATGGCCCTTTTAGCTGGACTCTCTGAACTCATTGGGGGACTCTTATTTGCAGCGGGAACTCTATGGCCTATTGCCGCGATTTTGTTAATTGTCACCATGGTCGTTGCGATCATCACGGTACATAGGAAAAACGGATACTGGGTTACCCAAAATGGTTTTGAATATCCATTCATTCTCATTGTCGTCATCCTCGCTATGACCATCATTGGTCCGGGTTCTTACGCAATTCACCTCTTCTCATAA
- a CDS encoding winged helix-turn-helix transcriptional regulator, translating to MDDLKICPKFEAAFALLGQRWTGLIIRALLSGQHRFSDITQMIPHLSDRMLAERLKALEAEGIVKRIVYPETPVRVEYELTDKGRELEPVMDQVQRWADKWYNYLSPELSLSHPDSNSLGDS from the coding sequence ATGGATGATTTGAAAATATGCCCCAAATTTGAAGCGGCTTTCGCCTTGTTGGGGCAAAGATGGACAGGCTTGATTATCCGTGCTCTTCTTTCAGGACAACACCGCTTTTCAGACATTACCCAAATGATTCCTCATTTAAGCGACCGGATGTTAGCCGAGCGGCTCAAAGCCCTCGAGGCGGAAGGTATCGTAAAGCGTATCGTCTATCCAGAAACTCCGGTGCGAGTGGAATATGAACTAACCGATAAAGGACGAGAACTAGAACCCGTGATGGATCAAGTTCAGAGATGGGCCGACAAATGGTATAACTATTTGAGCCCTGAATTGTCCTTGTCTCACCCGGATTCAAATTCCTTAGGTGATTCCTAG